A section of the Mesorhizobium loti genome encodes:
- the cysD gene encoding sulfate adenylyltransferase subunit CysD, with protein sequence MTIALTHLQRLEAESIHIFREVAAAFTKPVMLYSVGKDSSVLMHLAMKAFYPAKPPFPFLHVDTTWKFREMIAFRDQMAQKLGFDLLVHVNEDGVRDNINPFDHGSNTHTHVMKTVALRQALDKYGFDAAFGGARRDEEKSRAKERIFSFRNAQHVWDPKNQRPEMWKIFNTRIASGESIRVFPLSNWTELDIWQYILQENIPIVPLYFAKERPVVERDGMLILKDDDRMKLRPGETVENRLVRFRTLGCYPLTGAIESDADTLEAIVGEMLTARTSERQGRLIDRDEAGSMEKKKREGYF encoded by the coding sequence ATGACCATAGCGCTTACGCATCTGCAGCGGCTTGAAGCCGAGTCCATCCACATATTCCGCGAGGTTGCGGCCGCCTTCACCAAGCCGGTCATGCTCTATTCGGTCGGCAAGGATTCATCCGTGCTGATGCATCTGGCGATGAAGGCGTTCTATCCCGCCAAGCCGCCATTTCCATTTCTTCACGTCGACACCACCTGGAAATTCCGCGAAATGATCGCTTTTCGCGATCAGATGGCACAAAAACTCGGATTCGACCTGCTGGTCCATGTCAACGAAGACGGCGTGCGCGACAACATCAATCCGTTCGACCACGGCTCGAACACCCATACCCATGTGATGAAAACCGTGGCGCTGCGCCAGGCGCTCGACAAATACGGTTTCGATGCCGCCTTTGGCGGCGCCCGCCGCGACGAGGAGAAGTCGCGCGCCAAGGAGCGCATATTTTCGTTCCGCAATGCCCAGCATGTGTGGGATCCGAAGAACCAGCGCCCCGAAATGTGGAAGATATTCAACACTCGCATCGCATCGGGCGAATCGATCCGCGTCTTCCCGCTGTCGAACTGGACCGAACTCGATATCTGGCAGTACATCCTGCAGGAGAACATCCCGATCGTGCCGCTCTATTTCGCCAAGGAACGGCCGGTGGTGGAACGCGACGGCATGCTGATCCTCAAGGACGACGACCGCATGAAACTGCGTCCCGGCGAGACGGTCGAGAACCGGCTGGTCCGGTTCCGCACCTTGGGCTGCTATCCGCTCACTGGCGCGATCGAATCCGATGCCGACACCCTTGAAGCCATCGTTGGCGAGATGCTGACCGCGCGCACCTCTGAACGACAAGGTCGCTTGATCGACCGTGATGAGGCAGGCTCGATGGAAAAGAAGAAGCGCGAGGGGTATTTCTGA